The genome window GGTGGATGCTCCACCTTGACGCCATTCGCGGAGCGGAACGCGCCTATCCCGCCGACAATCTTTCGCACTTTCCCGACAGGGTCAGCCGGATGATTGACGACGAGCGGCGTGTCTGGTTCTCCGGCGACAAATGCTACAGCACCAACCTTGTACTGACGCTGACCTATAAGCCGAGTTTTGCGGAAAACCGCATTTCCACGGGCCTGCATTCGGGGAGCGCTCTGGACAAGGCTATACAGCGTTTCAATACGACAATCGCGGAGTTTGAGGACGCCTTGAGCGTGGCGCTCAAAATGCGGCGGCTGACGGATTATGAATACGAACTGCGGGAGCGGAGTACGTCATTCATCCAATCCGATCTCCTGTCGCACCTGAACCAGTGCATCACGGGAGAATTGCAGCCGTACCGGGTGCCCGCCGTGCCGATGTTTCTTGACGCCATGCTCGGCAATCAGGACATGATCGGCGGGGTGGTCCCGAAAATCGGCAACAAGCATGTGATGGTTGTCGCCATTGACGGCCTCCCGCAAGAGAGCTGGCCAGCCATCCTTTCGGACCTCGACACGCTCCCGGTGGAATATCGGTTCTCCACCCGGTTTATCTGCCTCGACAACTACGATGCGCAAAAGGAAGTCAAAACCTACTGCAAGACGTGGCGGCAACAGGTTTACCGGATAATCGACCAGTTCATAACCAACCCCAATGCCCGGATTAACCGGGACGCGGCCCTTATGGCCGAAGACGCCGAAGAGGCGTTGACGGCCATCAAGGGCGGCTATGTCGGGGCGGGCTACCTGACTTCCTGCATCGTGCTCATGCACGAAGACCTTGACGTTCTTCAGGACAAATCAAGGGAACTGCGGCGCTGCGTCCAGACGTTGGGCTTCGGATGCCGCGTGGAAGCGGTGAACAGCGTTGACGCCTGGCTCGGCACCTTGCCGGGTAACTCCTGGGCCAATGTGCGCCGCCCCCTTATCACAACCCTTGTGCTGGCTGACCTTTTGCCGGTGCAATCCGTCTGGACCGGAAGCCCGGTTGCGCCGTGCCCGTTTTATCCTCCCAATTCGCCGCCGCTCTGCGTGGTGCAGACCGATGGGCGGACGCCGGTCTGGCTCAATCTCCATAGCGGTGACCTCGGCCATACCTTGGTGTTCGGCCCCACCGGCAGCGGCAAAAGTACCTTGCTTGGCCTCCTGATCGCGCAGTTCCGGCGCTATCCACATTCGACGGTCTACGTCATGGACAAAGGCCGCTCCGCGTATGCCCTGTGCCGGGGTGTGCGGGGCCGACACTACAATATCGGGGAAGCCGGTGGGCTTGCCTTTGCGCCGCTCTGGCGCATCGGCGAGTCACAGGAAGAGTTCGCCTGGGCCTTGGAATGGGTCGAGTCGCTTCTTGTCCTTCAGGGCGTGACGGTCACGCCCGCCGACAGGAACGCGCTGTATTCGGCCATGGACTCTCTTCGTTCCGCTCCGCAGACCATGCGGAGTCTGACGGATTTTGTTCACCGCCTCCAGGACCTCAACCTGAAGGAAGCGCTCAAGCACTATACGGAGGCCGGGGCCATGGGCCGCATACTGGATGCCCGGCAGGATGGTCTTGCTGCCTCGGCGTTCACTGTTTTCGAGATGGAAAGCATCATGGAAATGGGAACGAAAAACCTTGTGCCGGTGCTTCTCTACCTTTTCCATCAAATCGAGCGTTCCCTGACCGGCCAGCCCGCAATGATTGTGCTGGACGAAGCGTGGATAATGCTCGGCCATCCGGTTTTCAGGGAGAAAATCAGGGAATGGCTGAAGGTGCTCCGTAAGCTGAACTGCATTGTTCTGCTTGCGACGCAATCTCTCAGCGACGCCCGCAACTCCGGTATTCTCGACGTTCTCGCGGAGAGCTGCCCGACAAAAATCTTCCTCGCCAACATTGCCGCGACTTCGGACGTGCAAAGCGATCTGTACTCGGACCTTGACCTGAATACGCGGCAAATCCAAATAATCAGCACCATGCAGCCCAAGCGGGAATACTACCTCGTCCAGCCGGAAGGACGCCGGAAGATTCAACTCGCGCTTGGACCCAAAACCCTTTCGTTCATCGGGGCCAGCGACAAGGAGAGCATTGCCCGCATTGATGAACTGATAGCGGCTTACGGGGAAGACGCATGGCAAGAAAACTGGCTTGCAGAGCGCCAGGCAGCATAGGGGGTACTCAATGCGAAAACTGCTTTTGGCAACACTGCTGCTCGTGATGTGCGCGGCTCCGGCGAAGGCCCTTACCTTCGTTTGCGCGAATTGCAGCACCAATCTGGTGCAAATGCTCGACCGGATCACCAGCATGGAACAGTTGCAGAACATCATAGCCCAATACAAGGAAGACATTCAGCAAACCGCCGCGCAACTGCGGATGGTGCAACAGAATATCGAGCAGTATGCGAACATGGTCCAGAACACCATTTCGCTGCCGCAAAATGTTCTCAAGGAAATCCAAAACAACCTTACCCAACTGGCGACATTGTCCAGCCGCTTACGAACCGTCCGGGGCGACGCGGTCGCCATGGCGAACATTTTCGCCAACCTCTTCCCTGACCAGAGTTTTCTTGCGGACCTGGCCGGAAAGGGACCCGAGGCCATTGAAAAGGCAACGCAGGAATATGAGGCCGCGTGGAACGGATGGTCGAAACAGGTGGACCAGGCCACGGAAGCGACATTTCAGCTTTCCGGCATGCAGCTTGACGATTTGCAGAAGAGCCCGGCCAAGATGCAGTCCTATCTCAACGAACTGCTTTCGACGCCCGAGGGCCAGATGCAAGCCCTCCAGGCCGGGAACCAGTTGACCGCGCTTCAGATTCAGGAAGCGCGCCAGCTTCGGGAACTGCTTGCAACGCAAGCGCAGTCCGACATTGCGGCCAGTATGAAGTCCGAAAAGGAAAGCCAGGTCAGACAGGAAGTCTGGCGCAACATGACCAAGACGGACAAGCTCGACAACCTTCAACCAAAACGTGACCCGTTTTAGGGAGGAGAGCAATGCCTATCTCTCCGACCTATAGCCGGAAGATGGCAGTATGGGGCGGGGCCGTAATGGCCCTCGCCCTCCTGCTCTTTCTTCCTTCCGTGTCCCATGCCGCGCCGGACGGCGGGGATTTCGTGAACACCCTCGTCCGGTCGTTCTACGACAAGACGCAGATGTGGGAACCCGTCTTGCGGCGTTACGCTCTTGTTGTCTTGAAATGGCTCGTGATTCTGGAAGTGTGCTGGCTCGGCATCCGGGCGGCCCTGGGCCGGGAGCAGTTGCCGGACACCATCAAACACTTTGTCGTCATTATACTGGCCGCGTCGCTTTTTGCCGCTGTCATCAACCACTATTCCGAATGGGCGTGGCAGTTGATTAACGGTTTGAAACAGATTGGCCTTGAACTGACAACCGGGGAATTTTCGAGCGACAGCCCCTTTATTACCGGCTTGCAGCTCGTCAAACTGATTCTCGGGAAAATGAGTTTCACGTCTCCTGCGGATTCCCTCGGCCTTCTGATTGCCGCGCTTGTGATTCTGGTCTGCTTCGCGCTGATAAGCGCACAGGTGGTCCTTGTGAAATGTGAGGCCATGCTGTCCATGATGGCCGCAATGGTACTGCTCGGGTTCGGCGGTTCCGCCTTTACCCGCGATTATGCCGTCAACGCCATTCGCTACGTTATCTCTGTTGCCTTCAAACTCTTTGTCCTGCAACTGGTTCTCGCCATTGGCGTCAGTTTTATCCGCGACTTCAATTCGGACAGCGCGGAGCTTCAGGACATTTTCGTCATTATCGGGGCCGCGATTATCCTGCTGGCCCTCGTCAAATCCCTGCCTGACGTGGTGTCGGGCATTATCAGCGGTTCGCATGTCGGCGGCGGGAACCTTCTCGGAACCAGTGCTGCGGTCGCGGGCGGAGCCATTGCCGGTACTGGCCTTGTCGTGGCCGCTTCGCAAAACCTCCAAAACATCAAGGACGCGGCAAAGGTCGCCGGAGCCGAAGGCAAAACCGGAGTCGGCAAGCTGGCCGGGACCGCCGCCAACCTGTGGGGCGCTCGTCAGAGTGCCAAAGATTCAACCGAACGCTCCCTGTCTTCGCGTTCCCGCTCTGAAATGCAGGAGCGCCTTCATAAAGCAACAACTCTCAAGGGATAGATACAGTGAAATTCTTTAAGAAAACCGGCAAGGGCGCACAGCCCGATCCTTCGGATAATCCGTATATCACAGCCCGCCAGGAATGGATGGAGCGGTACGGCTCCTATATTGCCCGCGCTTCGCAATGGCGCATGGCCGCGCTGCTGCAATCGGTCAGCCTCATTATTTGTCTGGCCGCTCTCGTCGTGCTGCTCAACCAGTCACAGGTGATTGCCTACTTCGTTTCCGTGGACAAGGTCGGCAAGACCGCCGTGGTCAAGGCTGACAGCGTTCCGAGCACTCCCCCGGAGATAATTCAGAACGCTATCGCGGAAAGCATCACGGCCTGGCGCACGGTGACGCCGGACTACCACCTTCAGGGGGAGATGGTCAAAAAGCTCTCCGCGTATGTGGCCGGGTCCGCCAAGGGCGTTATCAAGTCGTGGTACGAACAGAACAATCCCGCTGTGACCGCTGAAAACGGGCGCATGATTCACGTTGAAATAACGCAAGCGCCGCTTCCGGTCAGCAAAACCTCATACCGCGTGGAATGGCGGGAAACCATCCGTAACCATGCGGGCGTCGTCATCGAGTCCGGCAACTACGTTGCGACCGTAACCATCCAAATCCAGAAACCGATCTCGGAAAAGATGCTTCTCGCCAATCCCGGCGGCGTCTTCATTACCGGCCTTGCGTTCTCCAAGACGTTCGCGGCCAACACTCCCAACGCTGAATAAGGATACAGCCCATGAAATTCATATATAGTGTTTTCACCTTTTGTTTACTGCTGTGCGCCGCTCCGGCCATGGCTGCGGTTCCTGCCGGGTATCCCCCGGCGCATGGCGGGCTGGAAAACCCGCCCCCGCCGATTGACTATATCTCTCCGGACGCAGTCAAACTGACGCCGCAGGAAAAGAAGGCCCTGGACCTTTCCGGCCAGTGGTCCCGGCGCAACGTGGACCCGGTTCTTGCCGCTGGCGGCAAGGTTATCTACGTCCACGGCGCTTCGGAGCCGACTGTCATTGCTTCTCCGTATCAGGTCTGTGACCTTGAGCTGGAACAGGGGGAAACGGTCAATGAGTTCGTTGTCGGTGATCCCGCCCGGTGGTTCGTCGAAGCCGGTGTTTCCGGCAGCGGCGGAAGTGCGACCGTGCATCTGTTCATCAAGGCCGTTGACGCCGGTTTGCAAACCTCCCTCGTGGTCACAACCGACCGCCGCACCTATCACGTCAAACTGGTTTCCAAACGGAGCGGGCATACTCCTTACATAGCCTTTGCTTACAATGACGCCATAAAAAGGCGGGTCAATCAGGACCGGGCGGAAGCGGATAAAAACCGCCATTGGGATTCCACTGTTATTGAAGGCCAGACGCGGGAACTGGCGAATTTGAATTTCGCTTATGACGTGAAGGGGAAACGGGTTTCGTGGCGTCCTGAACGGGTCTATGACGACAAACGCAAATGCTACATCCAGCTTCCGAAGGATGCCGGGGTAACGCCGGTTCTGTTGGTCCGCAAGGGCAGCAAGGATATGATCGTCAACTACCGCATTCAAGACGGAACTATCATCGTTGACGGCGTGTTCGACAAATACACGCTGGTTCTCGGCGTCGGCGGCGACCAGGAAAAAGTCGAGATCATCCGCAAGGGGGTGAAGCAATGAAACGCTTCGCCCTTGCTCTCCTTGTTCTGACGTGCCTTGCCTCCGGTTGCGCCAACAAGGGCTTTGTCGGTTCCTTCTACGGAGAAATTCCGCAACAGGGAGTTACGGCGGCTATCGCTGAAGACGCCGCGGACTTCCTCGCCGCGAAATATCCCCCCGGCCACACGACCTTGCAGATAGTACCGGCAGACAAGTCCGCCAATGCTTTTGATAACGTCTTTGAGGCCCGCCTTCGCACTCTCGGGTTTACGGTGAGGCCGTCCGCGCCGGCAGGGCCGGCCGCATCCGATGCCCTGACCCTGTCCTACATTCTTGACCGTATAGAAGCGGACGCTTCGTACTATCTGCAAATCCGTCTTTCTGACGGCGCCGCGATTTCCCGCGCCTATACCGCGACCGGGCAACCGGAAGCGGGCCGGTCGTCCACGCCGCACGAGTTCAAATTGCCTGTGATGAAGCGGATGGAGCTGAAAGCGCGTTCCGCCGTCGATGGGCTTCAGTAGGGGGCTGTATGGAAACAGGACCGAACAGCCTCATTATGCCGGAAGACGAGAAGATTACCGCCTTCAAACTCTCCCGCTGGCCGCTCTATGTGGTTATCGCGGTTGCCGCCGTCATGATCTGCGTACTGGTTTGGAGTATCAGCTTTTCCGGCAAGAATGGTTCCGAGGAAGCGGGCCGTAAGGATTTGGACATATCCGAAAACGGGCCTCCGCTGGTGGTCGCCGAAAATCGCGGGCTTGCCGCCCCGAGCCTCCCGGTCGGCGTTGCCCGCCAGAATACGCCCACGCCTTCGGCTCCGGCCCCGAAAGAACCGCTTATTGTCGTACAGGACAAGCCCGGCGAAGCGGATAGACTCAGGCAGCAGGAGCTTGAAAATCTGCGGCGGCGCAGAGCACAGGCGCAACTTGACGGTTTGACCGCGCCTCTTGGCCTCAAACGCGCTCAATCCACACAGGGAAGCGGCCAAGCCGTTCCCGCTGATGCCACGCCGGTTCGTAACGCATCCTCCCTCCAAATGCCGGGCATGCCCGGTATGGAAAACGGGTACGACATGGCCGCGCAGAAGGACAAGGAAGGTTTTTTCTCCCGTTCTTCCCGTGACGACTCATGGATTTTGCCCCATGCCCGGACGGCTGGCCAACGCTATGAGCTGAAGACGGAGCGGGTCATTCCCGCTGCCATGATTACCGGCATCAATTCCGATCTGCCTGGGCAGATACAAGCCCAAGTCACTCAGGACGTATATGACTCCGCGACCGGCGACCACCTTCTTATTCCGAAAGGGGCCAAACTGACCGGCTCCTATGACAGCCGGGTTATCTTTGGTCAACGGCGGGTGTTGGTGGCCTGGACGCGGGTCATTTACCCGGACGGCTCCGCGCTCTCGCTCGGGGCCATGCCGGGAGCGGACATTGGCGGGTATGCCGGTTTCGCGGACAAGGTCAACAACCATTACCTGAAAATCTTCGGCAACGCGATTCTCATGTCCCTTATTACAGGCGGCATGTCTTACGCTGTGGATAGTCTGGATTCGTCGAGCGGCGATAGCAATACGCCGACGATGCAGCAGGAAATGGGTACGGCCCTTGCCAGCCAGCTCGGGCAAACCAGCCTGTCGCTTCTGCAACGGAACATGAATATCGCTCCCACGCTTGAGGTGCGCCCTGGTTATGAGTTCGTGATTGTGGTCACGAAAGATATTGTCTTTGACCGCCCCTACAGGCCGTACAGGTGATGGGGGGCGTATGACTGATACCGTACAATATGGTCTGGCCGGGGAAAACCCCGGCCAGCTCCGGTCCCGGCTCTGGTACGCGCCTTTCGTGCTTTTGCTGGCGGTGGCCTGCATGTCCTTTGCCACGCAACGGACTGCCGATTATTTCCAGCATCACGCGGCGCTTGGCTCTCCCTTTCTCGGAGACTTCTACTTTCCGTGGATGGTCTTCATCTGGAAGCAAGCCTTTCTCGCGCAAGACACATACGGTTTTATGGCGAAAGCCGTTTCCGACAGCCAACTTCTCTATCTTGCGCCGCAATATCTTATTATGGCGTCCTGGCTGTTTTTCAGCCCCCGGCTGAAAGGCAACGCGCTTTTGCACGGCTCGGCCCGGTGGGCCACGGAGGACGACATTCGGGCCATGGGCTATTTTGATGGCCGTGGCGTGTATGTCGGCGGGTGGGTCAAGCAGTTGACCGGCTTTGCCTTTCTGTGGGCCTTTCTCCTCGGTCGCCCGAAGGAGCGCCATTTCTACCTTCGGGAAGACGGTCCCGCGCATGCCATCTGCTATGCCCCGACACGCTCCGGCAAAGGCGTGGGGATTGTCATTCCCTGTCTGCTCTCCTGGCCGCATTCCCTTATCTGCCTTGATATCAAAGGCGAAAACTGGAGTCTCACAAGCGGTTACAGAAAATCGCAAGGCCAGGTCTGCCTGCGGTTCGACCCGTCCGATGCCAGCGGTACGTCCTGCCGGTTCAACCCGCTGGCCGAAGTCCGGCTTGATTCCATACAGGCCATACCGGATTGCCAAAATCTGGCGACAATGCTGGTGGACCCCAACGGTTCCGGACTTGAAGACCATTGGTCCAAGGCCGGTTTCGGGCTGCTCTCCGGCGCTCTTTTGCATTGCTGCATCAGCGTCCGGGCGGAACAGGGCCGGGACGCGACGCTGTACGACCTTTCCTGCATGCTGGCTGATGAAAGCAAAACGATAACGCAGGTCTTTGAAGGGATGGTCAAATATGACCACAAGGCCGCGCTGGAAAAACTCTATCCCACGACTCCGGGCATATCCGACTGCGGGCTGAAGGCGCATGTTTTCGTCGCCTCCGCTGCCAAGGAAATGTTGAACAAGTCCGAGAACGAAGGTTCCGGCGTGGTTTCAACGGTGCTGGTCAACCTTTCGCTTTACCGTGATCCGGTTGTCGCCGCCGCGACCTCGGCCTGTGATTTCCGTATCGCGGACCTGATGAACCTTGATTCTCCGGTATCGCTCTATCTGGTCATATCGCCCGCCGACATTGACCGGGTCAAGCCTCTGGTCCGTCTGCTGGTGGATATGATTATCAGGCGTGTGTGCGCGAAGATGGAGTTCGCGGACGGCGCGACAAAAGCCTCCTATCTTCACCGGCTCCTGATTTTCCTTGATGAGTTCACCTCCCTCGGGAAGCTGCAAATCATGGAAAAAGCCTTGGCCTACATCGCCGGTTACGGCGGCAAGGTCTTTCTCATTGTTCAGGACACAACCCAGCTCGCCAACGTGTACGGCAAGGAACATAGCATCATGGCGAACTGCCATGTTCGGATTGCCTACGCGCCGAACACGATTGAAACCGCCAACCAGTTAAGCGACATGGCCGGGAAAACCACGGCCATCGACAAAAAAACATCCCTGTCCGGTTCCGGCATGGGATTGACGAAATCCGCGTCTGTCAGCGTGAGCGAGACGGCCAGGCCGCTTCTGACCGCTGACGAGTGCATGCGTTTGCCGGGCATGATGAAGGATTCCAGCGGCAACGTGGTGAGAGCGGGCGACATGCTTGTTTTCACCGCTGGCCGCAATCCGATTTACGGTCGCCAGATTTTATATTTCCGCGACCCTGTCTTTTCCAGCCGCGCAAAGATTCTCCCTGCGGGAGCCATGCCGGAATATCCGGGCGGCGTCTCCGATTCCATCTATCACGACATGCCGTATTCGGCGGGCCCGGGGCGAAAAGCGCCAGAGCCCGCCGAAAAGGCCGAAATCATCCCAGCCGATGCGGCGGGGGAGTCTTTGAATGCGTACTTCCAATAAGTATCCCCGTTCCCTCCTGTGCTGCTGCATGGCTGTTTTCTTTCTTCTCGCTGCCGCGTGGTCTGCGGGCCTTCGGCTTCAGGTCACGCCTTCGATGCCTCGCGGCCTCTACCAGCTTCAGGAAGGGGAAGCGCTTCAGGTGGGCGACATGGTGTCGTTCTGCCTTCCCCCCGGTGAGTTCGCCGCGCTGGCGCTGGACCGGGGCTATCTTCAGGAAAGCAATATTTGTCCTTCGGGCGTTCGTCCGTTGGTCAAAAGGGTCGCGGGCCTTCCCGGCGACGTGGTTGATGCCGCGTCGCTTTCCATCCGGCCTGCCGATTCCCACAATCGTCCCTTGCCTACTGTTCTTTCAAGCGGCGTCATACCGGGCGGCTTTGCGCTTGTCCTCTCGCCGCACGGAGACAGTTTTGATTCACGATACTTCGGCCTCGTGCCTCTTTCCTCGCTGAAAAAGGTCGCGCCGATTTTTATATATACAGGAGGTTTTTCCATGGAAACTCAACAACGCCTTGCCGTATCCGCTGCGGCTGTAATGGACCAGATAACCGCAGACATTGATCTGGTGGTCCCGCTGCCGGATGAAGTTGCTGAATATATGGGCGCTTTTGAAGAAAACGCCGTCACGCCGGAAGATTTCGGCATGGAAACGCTGTTGGCCGTTGGGCCGGAGGGCAAAGTTTATGCAACCGACTGATAGCAAACTTCGCCGCGCCGCAAGCCGCAACAAAAGGAAAATCCGTAATGTGGTGCATATGAAGGAAAGAACGCACCCGGACAACTGGCCGCTGCAAGAGGTCCAAACCCTGGAAGACCTCATTGCCGACCGCGCCGTGACACAAAGCATCAGAAAGGAGATTCTTCATGCAAACTATAGATGAAAGACCAACCTATCAGGGAAATGAGCAGGAACAGAAGCCGGAGCGCTCCAAGCGGCAGCCGTTCCACAGGGAATTGCAGGAAAAGACCATTGAGGCCATCAGGAACAATGATGCTCCGTGGCAAAAGGATATTTCCGAGACGTTCCACAACCGGCCTTTCAATCCGTCCTCCGGCAAACAGTACGAGGGCGCGAACATGGTCAATCTGGCGCTCCGCAAGGAACAAGACCCCCGCTGGCTTACCATGTGGCAGGTAAACCAGCTCGACAACGGCAAAGGCCGGGTCACTCCCGGCTCCGTTCCCGCCGCCATGGTTTTCTACACGATGCAGCGTTCCGAACCGAGAATTGACGGATACGGCAATCCGGTAATCGGCAGGGACGGCAAACAGGTTGTGGACAAGGTTCGTCTTTCCAAGCCGACGCTGGAACAGCGCTATCTTTTTCCGGCAAAAGCGGTGCGGGATGCTGACAAGGTGCTCGGCCCGCTTGAACCGCGTCCCGAGCCTGACCGCGCCGAAGGTATGAACCGCATCCGCACCATGATTGCCGCCTCCGGCCTTGAGGTCGTTCATCGGGACAAGGTCACGCCGCATTATGACCAGTTCGGGGATAAAATCGTTATGAATCCGCCCGAAAGCTATCCTTCCCGCGACGATTACGACAAGCAGCTTATGTATCACGTCATTGAGAGCACCCGCCATCAGGACCGCCTCAACCGATACACCGGTCCCAATGGGACGGAGAACCGGACCCGCGAAGATTTGCGGGTCAAGGTCGCCGCGTGGATGGTCAGTCAGGAAGTGGGTGTACAGATTGGTACGCCGGGGAGCGACCATGCTTTGACCAATGATTATGTCGCGCTGCTTGAAAAAGGCGAATACGAAATGATGCGCATTAGCCGGGACGCCGCACAGGCGAAAGATATGGTCATGGGCCTTGAACAGAAACTTGAGCTGCAACAGGAAAATCAGGTTGAGCGCGAAGACCGCCTTGAGCGGGACGGGCCTGAACTGGTTGATGCCGCCATGCCTACCGAGTCGCTTCCGGGCATGGACGTGATGGAGCCGGAGGCCGAGCTTGCCGTTGCCCTGGAAAAAGTCGGCCTTGGTCTTGAGGGGCGCGACGTTGTCCTTGACGGCGGAACTCATGTTGTCGGCAACGGCTCGTATACCGCCCGTCTGGACGGGGCCACTGCCGAAGCCATTGTTGAGCGGGCGACCGGCGAAAAAGTGGAGGTTGCGACAACCGGCGTCATTCTGACGGACAACTCCGTTGGTACGCAGAAGGAAAAGGCGCATGCCAAACGGCAGGAACGGCAACAGGTCATGGAAAAGGGCATGGACAAGGAACAGGGCAAAGACCGGGACATGACCATGCCGCCCCCGGATGCCGGTAAAGCCCGCTCTGCGGGCCGCAGCAGGGGTATGAGCCGATGAACGTCCTTATCATTGAATCCAAGGGAAAGGTGGAGAAGATACAGGGTTTTCTCGGCGCTGGCTGGCGGGTTGTCGCCACACTCGGCCATATCCGTGACTTGCCCGTGAAACGCTTTGGCGTTTCTTCCGACATGAAGCCCGAATATGAACTGACGGAACGTGGCGTGGGCATTGCCAAACGCCTCAAGGCGGCGGTAAGCGGCAATGACGTGTATATCGCCACCGACCCCGACCGCGAGGGAGAGGCCATTGCCTGGCATGTGGCCCAAGTTCTGAAACTGTCGAAGGTCAAGCGCTGCGCCTTTACG of uncultured delta proteobacterium contains these proteins:
- the trbE gene encoding Conjugal transfer protein TrbE; this translates as MGVARSGVEMIRLRDFRSKARGLPDLLPYAGVIGPGLVLNKDGSLLCAFEVRGQDSDSSTPEELAFISSQLNMAIKLLGTGWMLHLDAIRGAERAYPADNLSHFPDRVSRMIDDERRVWFSGDKCYSTNLVLTLTYKPSFAENRISTGLHSGSALDKAIQRFNTTIAEFEDALSVALKMRRLTDYEYELRERSTSFIQSDLLSHLNQCITGELQPYRVPAVPMFLDAMLGNQDMIGGVVPKIGNKHVMVVAIDGLPQESWPAILSDLDTLPVEYRFSTRFICLDNYDAQKEVKTYCKTWRQQVYRIIDQFITNPNARINRDAALMAEDAEEALTAIKGGYVGAGYLTSCIVLMHEDLDVLQDKSRELRRCVQTLGFGCRVEAVNSVDAWLGTLPGNSWANVRRPLITTLVLADLLPVQSVWTGSPVAPCPFYPPNSPPLCVVQTDGRTPVWLNLHSGDLGHTLVFGPTGSGKSTLLGLLIAQFRRYPHSTVYVMDKGRSAYALCRGVRGRHYNIGEAGGLAFAPLWRIGESQEEFAWALEWVESLLVLQGVTVTPADRNALYSAMDSLRSAPQTMRSLTDFVHRLQDLNLKEALKHYTEAGAMGRILDARQDGLAASAFTVFEMESIMEMGTKNLVPVLLYLFHQIERSLTGQPAMIVLDEAWIMLGHPVFREKIREWLKVLRKLNCIVLLATQSLSDARNSGILDVLAESCPTKIFLANIAATSDVQSDLYSDLDLNTRQIQIISTMQPKREYYLVQPEGRRKIQLALGPKTLSFIGASDKESIARIDELIAAYGEDAWQENWLAERQAA
- a CDS encoding P-type conjugative transfer protein TrbJ, with the protein product MRKLLLATLLLVMCAAPAKALTFVCANCSTNLVQMLDRITSMEQLQNIIAQYKEDIQQTAAQLRMVQQNIEQYANMVQNTISLPQNVLKEIQNNLTQLATLSSRLRTVRGDAVAMANIFANLFPDQSFLADLAGKGPEAIEKATQEYEAAWNGWSKQVDQATEATFQLSGMQLDDLQKSPAKMQSYLNELLSTPEGQMQALQAGNQLTALQIQEARQLRELLATQAQSDIAASMKSEKESQVRQEVWRNMTKTDKLDNLQPKRDPF
- a CDS encoding P-type conjugative transfer protein TrbL; this encodes MPISPTYSRKMAVWGGAVMALALLLFLPSVSHAAPDGGDFVNTLVRSFYDKTQMWEPVLRRYALVVLKWLVILEVCWLGIRAALGREQLPDTIKHFVVIILAASLFAAVINHYSEWAWQLINGLKQIGLELTTGEFSSDSPFITGLQLVKLILGKMSFTSPADSLGLLIAALVILVCFALISAQVVLVKCEAMLSMMAAMVLLGFGGSAFTRDYAVNAIRYVISVAFKLFVLQLVLAIGVSFIRDFNSDSAELQDIFVIIGAAIILLALVKSLPDVVSGIISGSHVGGGNLLGTSAAVAGGAIAGTGLVVAASQNLQNIKDAAKVAGAEGKTGVGKLAGTAANLWGARQSAKDSTERSLSSRSRSEMQERLHKATTLKG
- a CDS encoding Folate-binding protein YgfZ; protein product: MKFFKKTGKGAQPDPSDNPYITARQEWMERYGSYIARASQWRMAALLQSVSLIICLAALVVLLNQSQVIAYFVSVDKVGKTAVVKADSVPSTPPEIIQNAIAESITAWRTVTPDYHLQGEMVKKLSAYVAGSAKGVIKSWYEQNNPAVTAENGRMIHVEITQAPLPVSKTSYRVEWRETIRNHAGVVIESGNYVATVTIQIQKPISEKMLLANPGGVFITGLAFSKTFAANTPNAE
- a CDS encoding Conjugal transfer protein TrbG; this translates as MKFIYSVFTFCLLLCAAPAMAAVPAGYPPAHGGLENPPPPIDYISPDAVKLTPQEKKALDLSGQWSRRNVDPVLAAGGKVIYVHGASEPTVIASPYQVCDLELEQGETVNEFVVGDPARWFVEAGVSGSGGSATVHLFIKAVDAGLQTSLVVTTDRRTYHVKLVSKRSGHTPYIAFAYNDAIKRRVNQDRAEADKNRHWDSTVIEGQTRELANLNFAYDVKGKRVSWRPERVYDDKRKCYIQLPKDAGVTPVLLVRKGSKDMIVNYRIQDGTIIVDGVFDKYTLVLGVGGDQEKVEIIRKGVKQ
- a CDS encoding putative TrbH Mating pair formation protein (Evidence 3 : Function proposed based on presence of conserved amino acid motif, structural feature or limited homology) produces the protein MKRFALALLVLTCLASGCANKGFVGSFYGEIPQQGVTAAIAEDAADFLAAKYPPGHTTLQIVPADKSANAFDNVFEARLRTLGFTVRPSAPAGPAASDALTLSYILDRIEADASYYLQIRLSDGAAISRAYTATGQPEAGRSSTPHEFKLPVMKRMELKARSAVDGLQ
- a CDS encoding putative conjugal transfer protein TrbI (Evidence 3 : Function proposed based on presence of conserved amino acid motif, structural feature or limited homology), whose translation is METGPNSLIMPEDEKITAFKLSRWPLYVVIAVAAVMICVLVWSISFSGKNGSEEAGRKDLDISENGPPLVVAENRGLAAPSLPVGVARQNTPTPSAPAPKEPLIVVQDKPGEADRLRQQELENLRRRRAQAQLDGLTAPLGLKRAQSTQGSGQAVPADATPVRNASSLQMPGMPGMENGYDMAAQKDKEGFFSRSSRDDSWILPHARTAGQRYELKTERVIPAAMITGINSDLPGQIQAQVTQDVYDSATGDHLLIPKGAKLTGSYDSRVIFGQRRVLVAWTRVIYPDGSALSLGAMPGADIGGYAGFADKVNNHYLKIFGNAILMSLITGGMSYAVDSLDSSSGDSNTPTMQQEMGTALASQLGQTSLSLLQRNMNIAPTLEVRPGYEFVIVVTKDIVFDRPYRPYR